The genomic region TAACAAAGAGAGCCCTGCAAATTAAGATGAGAGATATGTATTCAGTACAAGATTTTATCAATGTAAGAACATTGAATCGTTAATGTGACATGCACCAATGCATGTTAAAAAATAACTAAGAAtcttaaattgtgaaatattgtTGATAAACCAGATAAAGCTTGAAGCCTGGATGAAACCATGTTTAAAGTCATTGTGCGCTGCTAAATTAGCTTGAAATAAAATATTCTTTTCTAGTATAGCTAATCCATTCCTTGTAATCAAGAAATGGATTTAAAAAAGAATAAATGATATACTGCAAATATAGCTAATTGTTGATTACTATGTGCCGGCCTAGcgaaataataagaaaatattcAATGTGAGATAAATTTGCGTACAATATGGCTTGAAAATATCACTTGCAGTCTCATTGTGAAACTCAAAAATGGCTCGAATCCCCGTTTTCACCGTTGCTATACTACTCTTCTTCATAGCTTCTTTTCAAGCCTCTTCTGCAACTTCCAAACCTACTGGTCTAAGCATGAAGCTCATCCGAAGGGACTTATTGTTCCCTGGAAACCTCACTACATTCCAAAGAATAAGAAGATTGGTGCAACTTTCAGTTAGAGCTCAAAATTTCAATTCTTTTCCGAGTCTCAATCAATCAGAGGATAATGTCCTAGTACGTTTACCTATAGGTCGTGTTCCTGAGAGTTATGCATATGTGGTCGAGTTTAAAATCGGAAGCCAGCTCCATCCGGTGAAGTTGCTGATGGATACAGGAAGTAGTCTGATTTGGACACAGTGTGAGCCTTGCATACAATGCTATCCGCAGAAGGTCCCCATTTACGATTCTCGAACTTCCACGAGCTACAGCAAACTTCCATGCACTCATGAACTTTGTCAAGGCGAAAACAATCGGTTCAGGTGTTATAATAACGAATGTGTCTACAACATACAATATGGTGCTACATCTCGGCGTAATTCACCTAGAACCAAAGGTGTTGCATCTTTCGAAGCATTCCAGTTTCCTGTTGATACCGTCCACACTACAGTGATTAATGATATGATATTCGGATGCTCCAATGACAACCCAAATATTGATTTTGCGAATGGTCAGGTTTCGGGAATTCTAGGATTAAGCAGGGGACCAGATGGACTAGCAAGCCAGTTAGCCAAGAGAGGCATCATTGAGAATCGATTCTCATATTGCTTAGTCCCTTTCCATGATGTATTGAGGCAACCGACTATCCTGAGGTTCGGAGACGATATCCCCATACCTGTAGGAAATCTTCAATATACCGACTTCATACTGTACCCCGGTCGTAACCATTACTACGTTGAATTGTTAGATATCAGTGTCGGATTCCAGAAAATGGGGTTCGAGTCAATACCTGGAATGTTCGAGCTTAGGCAAGATGGCTCAGGTGGTTCACTCATAGACTCAGGGACTGTGGTTAGCACCATTGATGAAAACACCGTAGGACGCAATGCATACAAGGAAGTGATGGCAGCGTTTCAAGCTTATTATGACAAGAAAAAATTCCGAAGAAAGGGCGGCCAAGTGGAAGAAAAGTTTGAGCTATGTTACTATAACAAGGCTGGATTTAGAGATTTCGTGACAATGACCCTACATTTCGAGGGTGGGGACTATTTCATAGATGGAAAATATATGCACTACTTCGCCGACGAGGAAGAGGAAGGGGAAGGGTATTTTTGTGTGGCATTGTTTAAATCATCGAAAACTATATTAGGAGCATGGCAGCAACAAAACGTGCGTATCATATATGATATGAACGGTGGTGGATTCCAATGGATTACCGAGACCTGTGCTAATGATCATTTCCCATGATTGAATTCTAGTTTATATCATCAGTTAATGTAGGGTTGTAACATAACTAGATTCGATCTCAATTAAATTTCTGTGGACAAGATCGAGATGGAGAACAATCCATTGCTTCTCTCTCTCAATGTAATAATCACTCGAGTGAAATTAAGGTTTAAATCCCATCATTTACAAATATTTGCGACTACTTTTCACTAAAAATAAGACTTAAGTAATAACAAATCCATGCATGTTACTGTATTCCCCCCTAAAGAAGCAAAAAAGTTTGGgaatttataatattttgtgTGTTTTCATTAATAAGGAAATTAAAAAGAGAAAATCAGAGACATGATTCCCTTGGTGAAGCAACAGACATTATTAAAATCAGAAGCAAAAGACTAATTCATAAAAGCAAGAAAGCAACAGTAGAATGTTACATCAAACAATCAAGATGCAGCAATGCTTTGATTCCCTTGGTGAACCCAACAACATTTCTGACATCTTCAATTTTTTTTGCTTTAGAAATGTTTGATAGTGTACGTATAGTCAACTTCTGTAGAGCTCCACCATTCTTTAGGATATATTAGAAACTCATATAATCCTTCATGTATTTCAACCAAGGTACCGAATACAGTAGTCGTAATGCCTTATATAACAGTATGCTTTATAACAGATTAGCAACTGACTATAACAAAATACTAACTGACTATAACAAAATACTAACTAACTAATATAGTTACACTAACATTCCCTCTCCAGTATCTGAAAATAAACAACTCGCAGAAACCACATTCAAACGATCGTGACAACGAGAAAAATCTCCAACCGTCAATGGTTTAGTCAACACATCTGCCACCTGATCGCGTCTAGGAACAAAATTCACACAGAGCTGATTACTCAAAACCTTCTCACGAACAAAGTGAATATCCAACTCCACATGTTTCACTTTAGCATGCAGCATAGGATTAGCCGCTAAAGAAACGGCAATAGTATTATCACACCAAATGGTCGGAATACCACTAGGCGTAAAGCCTATCTCAGTTAACAGAGATTGAAACCACACCATTTCAGATGTTGCATTAGCTAAACTTCGATATTCAGCTTCCGTAGTAGACCGGGAGACAACACTTTGTTTCTTTGACATCCATCCTACAAGATTATCCCCTAAGTATAAACAAAATCCGGAAGTAGACTTACGATCTTCAAGTGAGCGAAGTAGACTTACGATCTTCAAGTGAGCTTGCCCAATCAGCATCACTAAAGCCAGTTAAGCTCAGACCAGAGGCTTGAAATAACAACCCATGATCAATCGTACCCTTAACATATCTCAAGATACGTTTCACAGCTGTCCAATGAACATCA from Gossypium arboreum isolate Shixiya-1 chromosome 1, ASM2569848v2, whole genome shotgun sequence harbors:
- the LOC108481394 gene encoding aspartic proteinase nepenthesin-2-like; translation: MARIPVFTVAILLFFIASFQASSATSKPTGLSMKLIRRDLLFPGNLTTFQRIRRLVQLSVRAQNFNSFPSLNQSEDNVLVRLPIGRVPESYAYVVEFKIGSQLHPVKLLMDTGSSLIWTQCEPCIQCYPQKVPIYDSRTSTSYSKLPCTHELCQGENNRFRCYNNECVYNIQYGATSRRNSPRTKGVASFEAFQFPVDTVHTTVINDMIFGCSNDNPNIDFANGQVSGILGLSRGPDGLASQLAKRGIIENRFSYCLVPFHDVLRQPTILRFGDDIPIPVGNLQYTDFILYPGRNHYYVELLDISVGFQKMGFESIPGMFELRQDGSGGSLIDSGTVVSTIDENTVGRNAYKEVMAAFQAYYDKKKFRRKGGQVEEKFELCYYNKAGFRDFVTMTLHFEGGDYFIDGKYMHYFADEEEEGEGYFCVALFKSSKTILGAWQQQNVRIIYDMNGGGFQWITETCANDHFP